DNA from Antennarius striatus isolate MH-2024 chromosome 1, ASM4005453v1, whole genome shotgun sequence:
TTCTCGGCATGCTTTTAATTAAAGATTACCTCAGATTACCTTAAAGTCTCAGATTACCActcatgtttgtgtgaaagcaaAGACAACTGATGCTCTTACCATATTagtaataatatacagtatgaagcAAAGCCATATATTACACTTCATAATGTGTTGTTATGGTGACTCTGTATAGGCAGGAGAAAATGGACAGGTGATTGTGTATTTATAGTGCAGCATTTCCACAAATTAATTTCCACAACATTAATTCAATAAATTTGTCAATTGTGAAcagaaaaatgtgtattttatttgatcatATCTGACTCATGTACAGAGCTCCAAGAATTCTGCTCAGTAAGCAGATTCATGTCTGTTCACAATCACATCTGCTTGTGATCGGACAGCAAGTCAAGTCCTGCATTTCTACATACTTCACTTGTAGAGTCACTTGTAAAGATGTAAAGTCATTAATAGCTTTACTTCTGCCGGACACATGGctataaattcagttatttcctaaatttacatttttttaaatttagggaataacttgtgaaaatgaaatgtgacagatgtgtcaaactcattttcactgaggtcCACATCTGCATAATgattgtcctcaaagggccagatgcgacttataaatgtaactaaatgtgaCTCaatacaatgtaaaaaaaaaagtaagtactcttaatgttaaataactctaaatctattatttattcaagttacaaacattaacagTTGCTCAGAAAAACTATATttacttgtttctctgttataacataaatctttttaatttgtcaggttatgaaacccacaaaattccatcaatcaaggatcaaactatcaaagtgaatgaagaaaagtAACAtcaaacgcaactttttttctaaatattttgtcaaagttaatATGGGCTGATTTACTGcattgtggaaaatgtagtttttttgtcaaagtacaCTTTTGGCCCATTTGTTTTGAAACACTCTGGCCTTTTATGCTcatgtgggccacataaaattatgtggcgggccatatttggcccgcgggccttgagtttgacacatgtgaaaTAAGATATTGATTCATAATTATTAATGTGATGATatctttgaaagaaaataacatcatGGTGCATGCAACTCCAACACAATCACCGCAGAAGGATCCATACAATGTAAGTCTTTCTGTCTATAATAGAATCACCAAATTGGCAAATCAGATATTTCTCTAATTGATGTGAAAAAGCACTTTAGCAAACATTGGATGGAATGGCTGAGAAATAATATTCCAGTGAAGCTTCCCAGAAAACATTATTAGACATTAATGTGGGGATTATCTTAATGGTGCTCACtctgtattcattcattatttcctATTCTCTATTTTCTCCAGTTGGAAGCTTCTTGAGGTCGTTACTCAACCACTCCCAGCCCCTCCGTCAGACCCCTTAGTTTACCCCATTTTCATGGACTTTTGTTAGCCCTGTTACTGCTCTCATTGGCTCAGCCTCTGAGATGGTTAAATGTCAAAGTCACAGAGCCATGTCAGCAGCACAAGAGAAGTGCATTAATATTACATAGACACAGTGATGGAAAAGTAAAGAGGCTCACTCCTTCCCAAGCAAGGACTTGACTGCTGCTTTAAAAGAGGCGTGTCTCCTCTTCTCATCTTTCCACGGCctggagaagaggagagggagaagggaTGGATGTGCACTCACGAAGATCTATCCTGAACAGATATCCTCTAGTTATTCCACCAATAGATGGGTTTAGATGTGGATATACACAAACCATTCATATAGCCTCACAGGATGTTGTAATGATACATAAAGTGATGTTTTgcattttccattattttccatgttaaAGGAGTTTTTTCTTATACAATTCAAACAACTGCGGATAGGAGGTTTTATTTGCTGCACAAATTTTTAGCCCCTTAAGATAAATTTACATTTGTGATAACTGGATGTATGAATAAAATTGACTTGAATTTCCTTGAATTGCTATTTCATGGTCATCGCTGCTCCCAGAATATTAATGTCGGACAAATCCACTCACCTCGTCAGGGCCTGGCGTCTCTGaagagtgaaaaaacaaaacaatttcactCAGAGAAACATCTTAGTAATGCTGCATGTTTGTTGTGGCTGGAGTGTATGATATCTCATCCGTAGCCCTGCAGGGCACATCGCTCCATCCTTAACTCCTTCACTGCTGCAGCTTTGTGCAAAGACTTCAGCTGAACAGCTGTTAAAGCCCACAGtcatgattatttttaatttaatgggAATTATGtgttaatatataaatatgaatatatttttcctagtttctcttttctgtctgaTGCATCGATTGTCATTTTATGGATGTTTCAAGAGAAGTAGTGTGAAGACCAAGTGTCTATTATTGCATATACATCAAATGCATTATTGCAAAGAAATTAAAACTCCTGAATCCACAGTGCCACAGCCACATTGATCCGCTTTACATTTGGAGAATGCGTATTCTCACCATGTTGAACTCCTCTCAAAGCCTCACAATAGGACCAAGATGTAAACATGGCCATAAGCAGCAGGGGGGCTGCAGTCCCTGATTTAGCTCTGTGCTGTTTCAGATTATGATGGTAATCCTGTGTGCTCACACCATTAGGCTACTTGCAGAGTTGACCGGAGAGAGGACTGACTTTAAGCACTGGGTTTGTATCTTTTTAATTGATAGCCAAACCGGACTTCCTGAAATGTATGCACCAGTGACTGTGCAGAACCCCttctcattcattttgttgACCAAGTGCCAATAGTGACAGTATTGCAGCAAACATCCTGCTAGAAAGAGCAGGTACTAAACTGATCATATTGATACCTATCGGAATGCAGCAGTGGAAATATATTCAAGCCTTGAAGCTTAGGGTACAGTAAGCCTTGGAAAGTGGGTATTAGTTTTTGACCTACACTGATCAGTTCACACTGATGCCATCATCTTGTCACTGGCGTCACTCGCTGATTGGCTTACAGGAGCAGTGACACCGTCACACAGTTAGATTACTGTACACTGAATGGGCCAGACTGCAGATCCATTGATTTATTCTTAGACTGGCTgaactgagagagagagagagagagagagagagagagagagagagagagagagagagagagagagagagagagagagagagagagagagagagagagagagagagagagagagagagagagagagagagagagagagagagagagagagagagagagagagagagagagagagagagagagagagagagagagagagagagagagagagagagagagagagagtgagcaACATGGAGGGGTGAACACTGtgtactttttattgttttgtttacgACACCTAATTCACATTCTAAAAGTAGGAGATTTAAATCTATCCCCCGCTAGATGGCGATAACACTATGTTTTAGTTTGCTCACAGTTTGCTTAAACGACTCGGTGGGTTTCAACCACACCCGGGACAAACCTGATGTTTGCCATGAGATGCACTACAGGAAAATTCTGAAAATTCATTTTATGACAGACTGAAACCCATGAATCCAAAGTCTATTTCTGAAATAATTATCCTTTTGTccatgaagaagaaaagtggtggaaacaaacaaagcagTAAAGCAAGCCATCTGGCTGTTCCTGCTTGGtattaaaacactttaatttgacCCTTCATCTGTCTGACCTAATTTAAGTAATCACACTAAAATCAGCTGAAACCAAAATCCAGACCCTTTGTGGGGTTTTACCCATCCAATCTCACTAGATGGCATGATAACCTCCTCCTGTCATCAGAATGCAGCAACATAGTCAGCGATGAGGAGCTGTAATGGATTTAAACAAAGCAAAATGCATCACAATATTCTAATAGTAAGAATTTAAATATAATGGGCAATGGGCTGTGCAGAAACAGCTGAATGTAATGTTATGTAAATTATTGTTGTATATCTTGTGTATAAGCACAAGAAAAAGGTtgttctgtatgtatgtgtgggcatattgtgtctatgtgtgtgtgtgtgtgtgtgtgtgtgtgtgtgtgtgtgtgtgtgtgtgtgtgtgtgtgtgtgtgtgtgtgtgtgtgtgtgtgtgtgtgtgtgtgtgtgtgtgtgtgtgtgtgtgtgtgtgtgtgtgtgtgtgtgtttgtgtgtgtgggaggtggGGGTCCAAAATTACTGGAGGGACAAAGATGTTTCATATCAAGTGATTTGCAGCTCAGTCTCAAGGGGGTCTGTTCTCATGTGAAGGTCCTCATCAGCACTTTGTTGGAGCAGATTTTGTGATGCTCTCACAGGAATGTTAGACCGGAACCTCCCGCATCGGCCTTCACGTGTCCAAACTATCCAACATTGAATACAGATGGAGCTAAAGCCTCAGCCTCCACTGATGGCTTTAGGGCTGTGTGGGGTGAGCCAACAAATATGAGCTAAAACAAGCAGGAATGTGCCTGGCACCCTgtctgccctttttttttttttttaagtggaagGGGGTGTCATAGCCAGGGGAATGTAGTGAGAGGAGGCTCGGCTCTAATGAGACCCTGTAATCACTTAACAGAGTCCAGGTGCTCTGCGTCTTTCTGCAGCATATCACTCCATCCAATCGTCATTTTCAAATTTACAAGAACTGGGAGGAAAGAACATCTTGACGAGGTCTGGAATTTGTATGCAAAATGTTTATTGAATAACAATGTTATTGCTTTGACACAAATAAAATAGAACACATTTGCAAATATATAATAAACCTATAAAAAAGATATCCTATTACCACAGTTTGTAAAAGAATAATGACAAATACCATCGCTACAATGCCCATATATATTTCCTCCTGTACAAAAATAGTTCTGTCTGCATAAGTATTTTAATGTAACTtctatataatatttaaataaagacattcaTATATACAGATACctgcaataaaaaacaaatatatagatTGCACATGTTTTTGTACAAACAATAACAATTTCAAGTATTTTTCAATCCTTTGTGGATTGGCACATTTCTCACAGAATCTAAGGCACTCTCCCTTATACAGTGTCCAAAACCTGCTATAAACCAAGAGTTTTGGAGCTCTTCCTGTTTGGCACTGTGATGAAGATGTATTTTCCTGATGATTCATTTGACTTTAAGTCCAAATGGAAAAAAGTGCAGACAATTACTGACAGTTTGGAACATGGTGGCATAATCCTTAGAGGATTCCACTTATCAAAGTCTTGGCCTTGAGGAAGAAATGTGCAAAGTCCCAGAATGTTAGAAGAGAGTTCCCTGTTTACACCAGAGGATGTGTCCTCTTTTCTAGGCATTAGCAGTCTTCCTTTGCCTCTGTCAAGCAGAGAGCAGCACCTGTAGTTCGCTCCACGCCGTACCTCCAGTGTCTGTCAGCAGATGCTTTGGTTTGCGTGCTCTGCATCACCAAGCTGCAACACTCAGCATTCAGAGACTCAGTGCAGCCAATCTTACTCTGACTCAGTCATCATGCCTGGAAAAATGTGCTGGAGAATAATTGGCAGCAGTCTGAGGCATTTCGAAAATTTTAGAACGTAGCAGAGAAGAGACTAACTGAGTTTTTCTTTCCAATTCCTCTTGCAAAGTCCTGCTCATGTCCGTCTGAGGAGAGCTTCAAGCTTGTGAACCTGTGAGGCATTTACGCTCCACACTGGCCTCAGCCCTCCCTCCGCTAGCCTCAGTGTGACTCTCCGTTCTGGAAGAGATCGACGCCTCCTGCCGTATCCCTGTGGGCTGATCTTTTCGATGGGGGCAATGCTGATCTTCAGCTTGTTGTTGATTTGGTGCAGGCGGTGTGCAAGATCATGTACTGTGCAGGTGCCCAGAGAACAACCCTGTCTTCTTGACTGGTGGGATGAATTTTTGGACCTCTTGGTTCGCACATTGTTTGTAGTGCTGATGGAGAGAGGGACAGCCAGCAGGACATTAATTCATGTTGTTTGCCTCTGAGTCTCTAATGCACAAGTGTTCTCTATTTAAGTATTGCATTCCTGTTCTGCGCTAAGCACTTTCAAAATCGAATGGTCAATGTCTTACCTGGAATGTGGCAACAAACTGTCCCTGATGTCTTCTGGTCTGACATAATTCTCAGACTCTTCTGTCTTCTCTGCTGATACTCTTGCAAGATCCCGTTTCAATCTGCTACCCAGCCATATGCTTATCCTGGAAGGGGAGGAGAAAAGGTCTACATAAGTAATTGTGACACTTATATGTTACTGCATTCTCAGATAAATTGACATGAGTTTGATTATAGAATGAAATCCTCTGAAAACTCGCCTTTTTCTCAACTCCGGATTCACATCAAGTTCCACACAGTGTGCTACTCTTGCCAGCAGACAGCAATAGAGGAAGGACTGGATGATCACTCTCATTTTGACTCCTGTGAAGGGTAAGGAAAccatttgttaaatatttatttacagtatgttataAAGTAATAATTAACTGCATACATTCTTTAATGGCCCACTATGCATGTAAAACCC
Protein-coding regions in this window:
- the adma gene encoding adrenomedullin a: MRVIIQSFLYCCLLARVAHCVELDVNPELRKRISIWLGSRLKRDLARVSAEKTEESENYVRPEDIRDSLLPHSSTTNNVRTKRSKNSSHQSRRQGCSLGTCTVHDLAHRLHQINNKLKISIAPIEKISPQGYGRRRRSLPERRVTLRLAEGGLRPVWSVNASQVHKLEALLRRT